The Sinomicrobium kalidii genome contains a region encoding:
- a CDS encoding AraC family transcriptional regulator, giving the protein MPIYRKPDIIHYYRILVCFLLAGIVFACSGLKEKDEIKIGFSQGMTTDDWRKQMNKSMRLEASLHDNVELTILDANDDVEKQVKDIETLIGNQSDILIISPIQSRPVTAIVEKSIKAGIPVIVIDRKIENESYTAYIGADNIEVGRNAGRYIASNTSGKGKEIKIVEIKGLKGSSPAYERSLGFNQIVNRFDHLEVVASVDGNWERESVKAPLEEILAQKPQIDYVFCHNDRMALSAWETAREKGVENRIGFIGVDGLNTLNGGIQLVQDKVLQATIFYPTGGNEAIKLALKILKGEPVSKNNILSTTVIDSVNADIMKNQLDKIDRQQASIENQLQKLSEQEKKYATQTNLIKILIFFLVLILSLALYSIYSTYIIGKKKKLLELQSEKITLQQNEIEKITGQEFRTRLDTIIEQHLDNPQFTVEELARKLNLSRVQLYRKIKGMCGISVNEYISGIRLEKSREMLRKTSLNIAEIAYACGFSSPNYFSTSFKNKYGITPKEYKNNP; this is encoded by the coding sequence ATGCCAATTTACAGGAAACCCGATATTATCCATTATTACCGCATCCTTGTCTGTTTTCTGCTGGCGGGCATTGTCTTCGCATGCTCGGGTTTAAAGGAGAAAGATGAAATAAAAATCGGTTTCTCCCAGGGCATGACCACAGACGACTGGAGGAAACAGATGAACAAGTCCATGCGACTGGAGGCCTCCCTTCACGATAATGTGGAACTCACCATACTGGATGCCAATGACGATGTGGAAAAACAGGTAAAGGATATCGAAACCCTTATCGGCAACCAATCCGACATCCTTATTATTTCCCCCATACAGTCGCGCCCCGTGACGGCAATTGTGGAAAAATCGATAAAGGCAGGTATCCCCGTCATCGTCATAGACCGGAAAATAGAAAACGAAAGTTACACCGCATACATCGGTGCGGATAATATCGAGGTAGGAAGGAATGCCGGCCGGTATATCGCCTCGAATACCTCCGGCAAAGGAAAAGAGATAAAAATCGTAGAAATAAAAGGATTGAAAGGCTCTTCTCCCGCTTACGAGAGGAGCCTGGGATTTAACCAGATCGTCAACCGGTTCGATCACCTGGAAGTAGTAGCTTCCGTAGACGGGAACTGGGAAAGGGAATCGGTAAAAGCCCCCCTCGAGGAAATACTCGCTCAAAAACCTCAAATCGATTATGTGTTTTGTCATAACGACCGGATGGCCCTGAGCGCCTGGGAAACAGCCCGGGAAAAAGGGGTGGAAAACAGGATCGGGTTTATAGGTGTGGACGGACTCAACACCCTGAACGGTGGCATACAACTCGTACAGGACAAAGTATTGCAGGCCACCATCTTTTACCCCACGGGAGGGAACGAAGCCATTAAACTCGCCCTTAAAATACTAAAGGGTGAACCCGTATCCAAAAACAACATCCTGAGTACCACGGTCATTGATTCGGTCAATGCGGATATAATGAAAAACCAGCTGGACAAGATCGACCGGCAACAGGCCAGTATAGAAAACCAGTTGCAAAAGCTTTCCGAACAGGAAAAAAAATATGCCACACAGACCAACCTTATCAAGATACTCATATTTTTCCTTGTGCTCATACTTTCACTGGCGTTATACAGCATCTATTCCACCTACATCATAGGCAAAAAGAAAAAGCTGCTGGAGCTGCAAAGTGAGAAGATCACCCTGCAACAGAACGAAATAGAAAAGATCACCGGCCAGGAATTCCGTACCCGGCTGGATACCATCATAGAACAACACCTGGACAATCCGCAGTTCACCGTGGAAGAACTTGCCCGGAAACTCAACCTGTCGCGCGTACAACTCTACCGCAAGATCAAGGGAATGTGCGGTATAAGCGTCAATGAATACATAAGCGGTATCAGGCTTGAAAAATCGAGAGAAATGCTCCGTAAAACCTCGTTGAACATTGCCGAAATAGCTTATGCCTGCGGTTTTTCTTCCCCCAACTATTTCTCCACCTCCTTTAAAAACAAATACGGGATCACCCCGAAAGAATACAAGAACAACCCTTAG
- a CDS encoding sugar porter family MFS transporter, translating to MNKIVFWSVTAALAGFLFGFDTVVISGADRQLQLLWNSSDAFHGSVVMAMALWGTVIGALFGGIPTNRIGRKNTLLLIGGLYLVSSLGSALANDPYTFAFFRFIGGLGVGASTIAAPAYVSEIAPAGKRGRLVSLYQFNIVLGILIAFVSNYLLSDIGPRSWRWMMGVEALPALVYLIFAFNLPQSPRWLISKNRIESAKAVLKLINPAKNTEHLIEKIRTGSGTAQSGETIFMKKYRFPLILAFLIALFNQLSGINAFLYYAPRIFEEAGLAQNTALLSSVGIGVVNLLFTLLGVMLIDRLGRKTLMLYGSFGYILSLSMVTAAFYFDWGGISVPLSLFVFIASHAVGQGAVIWVYISEIFPNHLRPAGQAFGSSVHWILAAVIPSLIPMLFGAVGAWPVFLFFTVMMALQLLFVWFVMPETKGISLEDIQARLKISGSRSEVKSQKSKVRSLKPEVRSRKFEVPEDRVIRELNE from the coding sequence ATGAATAAAATTGTTTTTTGGTCGGTTACGGCCGCACTGGCCGGTTTTTTGTTCGGGTTTGATACCGTGGTAATTTCAGGAGCGGACAGGCAATTACAATTATTATGGAATTCGTCCGATGCCTTTCACGGTTCCGTGGTTATGGCCATGGCCCTGTGGGGTACGGTCATAGGTGCTTTGTTCGGAGGAATCCCCACTAACAGAATAGGAAGGAAAAACACCCTTCTTTTGATCGGGGGACTTTACCTGGTCTCTTCCCTCGGGTCTGCCCTAGCCAATGATCCTTATACTTTTGCCTTTTTCCGGTTTATCGGGGGGCTGGGTGTAGGAGCATCGACCATTGCAGCTCCGGCCTATGTATCGGAAATAGCACCGGCCGGAAAACGGGGAAGACTGGTATCACTGTACCAGTTTAATATCGTGTTGGGAATACTCATCGCTTTCGTATCCAATTATTTACTCAGCGACATCGGTCCCCGTTCCTGGCGATGGATGATGGGCGTGGAAGCCCTCCCCGCCCTGGTATATCTCATTTTCGCATTCAATCTTCCCCAAAGCCCGAGATGGCTCATTTCCAAAAACCGGATCGAAAGCGCCAAAGCAGTATTAAAACTTATCAATCCCGCGAAGAATACGGAACACCTGATAGAAAAAATCCGAACGGGCTCCGGAACAGCGCAGAGCGGGGAAACCATATTCATGAAAAAATACAGGTTCCCCCTGATCCTCGCTTTCCTCATCGCCCTGTTCAACCAGTTGTCGGGCATCAATGCCTTTTTGTATTATGCTCCGCGGATATTCGAAGAAGCCGGACTGGCACAGAATACCGCCCTGTTGAGCAGTGTGGGTATAGGTGTGGTGAACCTGCTGTTTACCCTTCTGGGAGTGATGCTTATAGACAGATTGGGCAGAAAGACCTTAATGTTGTACGGTTCTTTCGGTTATATCCTGTCTCTTTCCATGGTAACCGCCGCTTTTTATTTTGACTGGGGCGGAATTTCCGTACCTCTCTCCCTTTTCGTATTCATCGCGTCGCACGCCGTGGGCCAAGGAGCTGTTATCTGGGTGTACATCTCGGAAATATTTCCCAATCACCTCAGACCGGCAGGGCAAGCGTTCGGTTCTTCCGTACACTGGATACTTGCCGCCGTTATCCCTTCCCTTATCCCCATGCTTTTCGGTGCTGTGGGCGCCTGGCCCGTGTTTTTGTTCTTTACGGTAATGATGGCCCTGCAACTCCTTTTCGTATGGTTTGTTATGCCGGAAACCAAGGGGATTTCACTGGAGGATATACAGGCCCGGTTAAAGATTTCGGGGAGCCGGTCTGAAGTCAAAAGTCAAAAGTCAAAAGTCAGAAGTCTGAAGCCCGAAGTCCGAAGCCGGAAATTTGAGGTGCCGGAGGATCGGGTGATCCGGGAACTGAATGAGTAA